TGAGTGGAGGTGCATTCAGGGCGCGGGAAGCGTTCTATGCCAAGCGTGCGGTGCTGTTCAGCACGCTGGATGAACAGCTTGGGAAGACCGCCGCTTATGGCTCTGGTCTACGAAACCAAGGATCGATCAAGCGGCTGCTGCAGCTTTCCACCAAGCGCTTTTTGAGTAGCGGGGAGATTTCCGGATACGCCGAGAAGGTAACGGGAGTGGCGAGGGCTGCGAATCTGATCAAGAAAGGGGCATACATTGGGGTTGCATTGGATGTGGCGGCGACCGGGTTGTCTATTCACAATGCATGTACCCTAGGTCGTGAAGATGAGTGCAGGAAGGCAAAGTACGTCGAGTTGAGCGGTTTGACAGGAAGCCTATCTGGCAGCGCTGCTGGAGGGGTCATAGGGGGCGCTATAGTAAGTGCCGCGTGTGTGGCACTCAGTATTCCCTCTGCTGGTAGTGCCGGTGTTGCATGCGCTGTTATTGGCGGTGCTGTAGGGGGTAAGTACGGAGGTGATTTAGGGAAGGAGTGGTTCGGCGCGCTCGGGGAGATAGTGTATGAAAGGACGCTCGAATGAAGTCGACAGCCGAAGTAATGATAATGTCTATGTTGCTAGTCTGGATGATGATCGGCGTGGTCCTTATGATTTATTTTGCATGCAGGTATCTCGATCTGATTGAGTCAAAGCTTTCAGGGTGTAGTTATGTGCGTGATAATCAGCTGAATTTTTCATCAGCGGGGCTTTTAGGCAGGGTGTTGCGTACCTGCTTGGCCGCTAACATGCTTATGATGCCTTGGATCTTTGTCCGCAGAGGCGTTGCGGATGCTTCCGAAATATTGCGTTTTCCAAGGCGTTTGAAAGTTAAGATATTGCTCTCTTGGGGAGGGTTAATGGCTTCTACGATTCTATTTTTTGTTTCTCACAATGTTCTGAAGCTTTTAAGCTTGCCCAGTTGATTCCCTCAGCTCTATCTGTTCTTCGTAGGGGGTTAAAGTGTCTTTCAGCTATAAGCGGCTTGTACTCTACCTTCATGTCGCGATTGCAGGCCAGGTTATTAATCATGGGAAATCGAGACGTGCTGGTTGGTGAGCAGCAAGCTCAATGGACATCCTGATACTGTGCTGCCGCTTCAGCGAGTGTCCTGGCAATTTCCATGCGTAGCTGGCTCGGCTGCTCGATCACTACGCCTGCTCCCTGACTCAGTACCCACCAGCGCAACGCCCAGCCATCTTCCACGGTGGCCCGCAGCCGATGGCCCTGGTCCAGTGCTGTCAGCTGCATATCAATGCTCAACGGCGCTTCACGCAACTGCCGGGCCAAAGGGTCGCTGATCCAGGCCTGTATCTCGAAGCCTTCACCCTGCGCCGGCTGAAGCGACTCTTCGCGCAAATACCCCTGCAGATCGAAATTCCCACGCAACTCGCCAGCAACGTTTGCCGACCAATGCCAGCCAAACGGAATGCTCTTGTCATTACGCTCCAGCGGAAAGATCAGCGACAACTCGTTGAGGTCGCGCTCGACCGTGCGTTTGCTGACATGGAAGCCCACATCGCGCAGGCGCCACACCAGTTCGGCGCTGGTTATGCCCGGAGAGCGGCTGGGCAGCTGGCGCAGCATTGCCCATTGACGGCTGAGGGTGGCGCGGGTGGTGGCGAACGGCAAAAGGTAACGTCCTTGTCTAGGCTTGCCGCATTAGCATGGCGGCATGATCGGGTCATGGCAATTAGCCATGAATCGATCAGATCAACGAATACGCAATTGGTTGCCCCCGCCGATTCGTTCGCGACAGGTTTTGACGTGACGTCACGCAGAATCACGCCTCATCACAGCCGCGGTCGGGCCTGTGGGTCGTTCAATGAGGATGAACATGTCTGCTGTCAGCAATATCCATTCGCTGCTCGCCCGTCTCCTGCCTGAGCAGGTCATTTGCGCACCGACACCGCCGCGCAGGCGGCAGCGGCTGTTCGCAGGCGTCGGGTTGCCCAGCCAACGGGCATTGCTGGTCAGCCGGCTGGATGAAGCTGCCGACCTGCAGGTGGTGTATGCCGATCTGCGGCAACTGGCGCTGGCAGGTAATGTGGCGGCGCTCAATGACTTGGGCTGGATCTGGCTCAACGGCAAGTATTGGCGCGCCGACACCGTGCTGGCCGGGCACCTGCTGCGTATGGCTGCGCTGCAAGGCAATGCAGCAGCCTGGTTCAACCTGGGCCAGCAGCATTACTTCGGCAAAGGCGTCGAGACGTCCTACGTGCAGGCGGCAGAGTGTTATCGGCAGGCTTTCGAGCGCGGCATGCTGCATGCGGCAGCTGCGCTTGGCGATCTGTACGAGGAAGAGGTGTGCGATGCCGCTTTTGGCTGGCAGGTCGATCTGGTGCAGGGCTACCAGTGGTTCTTCCGTGGCGCTGAAAGGGGAGAAGCGCGTTGTCGTTTCGAGGTGGGCTATCGTTTGCTGCATGGCCTGAGTGTGGATGCGGATATCAAGGCCGGGTTGTACTGGCTGGAGCTGGCGGCGGCCACCGGGGTGATGCAGGCGGCCGAGGAGCTGGCGGTGCATTTCAGCCGCAGCGATGAGGCGCGCTACCTGGACTGGCGGGATCGGGCGGTACAAATGGGCAGTACGCTGGCGTTGGCGATGAAGCTCGAGGATCAGGTTCAGCCGTAGCGGCCCTATCGCCGGCAAGCCGGCTCCCACAGATACTCCGCTTTAGCTCACAGCAGCGGGGTACCTGTGGGCGCTGGCTTGCTAGCGATAGGGCCAGCGCAAACACCTTCAGGCTTCCAGAATGAACAACAATTCATCCATTCCCCCCGTCGCCCCCGGTTGACGACAGGGGGAGGGCAAGGCGTATATTGATAGTTAGCAAACTATGAATATCCTTGGTTCTTCTACATGACCCTTGACTCCCTGCGCCTGCAGGTCAGCACCGGTATGGTCGTTGCCGCCCGCCACTGGCGCCGGATCTGCCATGCGGCGCTGACCAGCTACGGTATCTCCGAGGCCTGCGCCGCGCCGTTGCTGATGATCGTGCGCCTGGGCGATGGCGTGCATCAGGTAGCCGTGGCCCAGGCCGCGGGCCTGGAAAGCCCATCGCTGGTGCGTCTGCTCGACCAGCTGTGCAAGGCCGGCCTGGTGTGCCGCAGTGAAGACCCCCTGGACCGCCGCGCCAAGGCCCTGAGCCTGACAGCCGAGGGCCGGCGCCTGGCCGAAGCCATCGAAGCGGAACTGGTGCGGGTACGCCACGAAGTCCTTCAGGGCATCGATGAGGCCGACCTGCAAGCCACCCTGCGCGTGCTGCGCGCCTTCGAAGCGGCTGGCCTGGGCACGGCAGGCGGGGTGTCATGAACGGTTTCTTCAGCTCGGTGCCGCCCGCCCGCGACTGGTTCTATGGCGTGCGCACCTTCGCCGCATCGATGATCGCCCTGTACATCGCCCTGCTCATGCAGCTGCCGCGTCCGTACTGGGCCATGGCGACCGTCTACATCGTCTCCAGCCCCTTCGTCGGGCCGACCAGCTCCAAAGCCCTGTATCGCGCCCTGGGTACCCTGCTTGGTGCTGGCGGGGCGATCTTTCTGGTGCCGCCACTGGTGCAGTCCCCGTTGCTGCTGACGGTGGCCATTGCCCTGTGGACAGGTACCTTGCTGTACCTGTCGCTGAACCTGCGCACGGCCAACAACTACGTGCTGATGCTGGCCGGCTATACCTTGCCGATGATCGCCCTGGCCGTGGTCGATAACCCTTTGGCGGTATTCGACGTGGCCTCCTCGCGGGCCCAGGAAATCTGCCTGGGCATCGTCTGCGCCGCAGTGGTTGGTGCAATTTTCTGGCCCCGGCGCCTGGCACCGGTGGTGGTCGGCGCAACCGGTAGCTGGTTCCAGGAGGCGATCCGCTACAGCGATACCTACCTGGCCCGTGACGTGGCTGCCGACAAGGTCGGCGGCATGCGTGGCGCGATGGTCGCCACGTTCAACTCGCTGGAGTTGATGATCGGCCAGCTCGGCCATGAAGGCGCCGGCCCGCACACCCTGAAGAACGCCCGCGAGCTGCGTGGCCGGATGATTCACCTGCTGCCGGTGATCGATGCCCTCGACGATGCCCTGGTCGCCCTCGAAGGCCGCGCCCCGGCGCACTTCGCCCAGTTGCAGCCCGTACTGGATGCGGCACGCGAATGGCTCAAGGGCACAGCCGAGAATGCCTCGGTGGCGCGCTGGACGGCGCTGCACGAACAGATCGACCGCCTTCAGCCGGGCGCCGCCGCCCTCGACCATAAAGCCGAACTGCTGCTGTCCAATGCCTTGTACCGCCTGACCGAATGGGCCGACCTCTGGCAGGACTGCTGCACCTTGCAACACGCCCTGCGTACCGACGACGCCACACCTTGGCGCGCGGTCTATCGGCATTGGCGTCTGGGCCGCCTGACGGCCTTCTTCGACCGTGGGCTGATGCTCTATTCGGTGGTCTCCACGGTGCTGGCGATCATCGTCGCCTGTGGCCTGTGGATCGGCCTGGGCTGGAACGACGGCGCCAGCGCGGTGATCCTCGCTGCCGTGTCGTGCAGCTTCTTCGCCGCCATGGACGACCCGGCGCCGCAGATCTACCGGTTCTTCTTCTGGACGCTGATGTCGGTCATCTTCTCCAGCCTGTACCTGTTCCTGGTGCTACCCAACCTGCACGACTTCCCGATGCTGGTGCTCGCCTTCGCCGTTCCGTTCATCTGCGTCGGCACCCTGACGGTACAGCCGCGCTTCTACCTGGGTACCTTGCTGACCATCGTCAACACCTCGACCTTCATCAGCATCCAGGGCGCCTACGACGCCGACTTCTTCACCTTCCTCAACTCCAACCTTGCCGGCCCGGTCGGGTTGCTGTTCGCCTTCATCTGGACCTTGGTGATGCGCCCGTTCGGCGTGGAACTGGCGGCCAAGCGCATGACCCGTTTCCTCTGGCGCGACATCGTCGAGATGACCGCGCCGGCCACCCTGGCCGAGCATCGTCAGGTCGGCGTGCAGATGCTCGACCGCCTGATGCAGCACTTGCCGCGCCTCTCGCAGACTGGCCAGGACAGCGGCGTGGCCCTGCGCGACGTGCGCGTGGGCCTGAACCTGCTCGACTTGCTGGCCTACCTGCCGCGGGCCGGCACCCAGGCCCGTGAACGCCTGCAGACGGTGATCGAGGAAGTCGGCAGCCACTACGCGGCCTGTTTGCGCGCGGGCGAGCGCCTGCATGCTCCGGCCGCACTGCTGCGCAACATGGAACGTGCACGGCAGGCGCTGAACCTGGATGAACTGTACGAACGCGGCGACGCCCGCACCCACCTGTTGCATGCCCTGAGCGGCCTGCGCCTGGCGCTGTTGCCGGGTGTCGAGGTGATGCTCGAGCCTGCCGAACAACCGCAACTGCCCCCCGGGCTCGACGGAGCGCCCCTGTGATCGGTGAACTGGATATCAGTGGGGTGTTCCTGCCCACGCTGCTGGTGATGATGTTCTGCACCTACCTGCTGTTTCTCGGGGTGCACGCCGTGCTGGTACGCCTGCACTTCTACCGCCTGGTCTGGCACCGGGCGCTGTTCAACGTTGCTTTGTATGCCGTGCTGCTTGGCGCGGTGGACCACTTTTGCCGAAGCCTGATGCTGCCATGAAAAAACCTTTGCTGACCCTGGGCCGTGTGGTCCTGACCTTGCTGGTAGTGACCTTCGCCGCCGTGCTCGTGTGGCAGATGGTGGTGTACTACATGTTCGCCCCCTGGACCCGCGACGGCCACATCCGCGCCGACGTGATCCAGATCGCCCCGGACGTTTCTGGCTTGATCCAGAAAGTCGAGGTGCGTGACAACCAGACCGTCAAGCGCGGCGACGTGCTGTTCACCATCGACCAGGACCGCTTCAGCCTGGCCCTGCGCCAGGCCAAGGCCACCCTGGGCGAACGCCAGGAAACCCTGGCCCAGGCCTCGCGCGAGGCGCAACGCAACCGCAAGCTGGGCAACCTGGTGGCGGCGGAGCAGCTGGAAGAGAGCCAGTCCCGCGAGGCGCGTGCCCGCTCGGCGGTCAGCGAGGCCCAGGTGGCGGTCGACACCGCCCAGCTCAACCTCGACCGCTCGGTGGTGCGCAGCCCGGTGGATGGCTACCTCAACGACCGCGCCCCGCGTAACCACGAATTCGTCACCGCCGGCCACCCGGTGCTGTCGGTGGTCGACAGCGCTTCGTACCATGTCGATGGCTACTTCGAGGAGACCAAGCTGGGCGGCATCCACATCGGCGATGCCGTGGACATCCGCGTGATGGGCGACAACACCCGCCTGCGCGGCCGTGTGCAGAGCTTTGCCGCCGGCATCGAAGACCGCGACCGCAGCAGCGGTGCCAACCTGCTGCCCAACGTCAACCCGGCGTTCAGCTGGGTGCGCCTGGCCCAGCGGATTCCGGTGCGGATCGCCTTCGATGAAGTGCCGGCAGATTTCCGCATGATCGCCGGGCGTACGGCCACGGTATCGATCATCGAGGGCCAGCACCCATGAAACAGCTGATCCTGGTGGGTTTCTGCCTGTCGCTGGGTGCCTGCATGATGGTCGGCCCGGACTATGAAGTGCCCAAGGACGCGGCCGTACAGCGCAGCGACCTCAACGGCCCGCTGCGCCAGGATGCCGACAGCGTGGTGTCGGCGCCGGTGCCCGAGGACTGGTGGCAGCTGTATCAGGATCAGCGCCTCAACGAACTGGTACGCCAGGCGCTGAGCGCCAACACCGAGCTGCGCGTGGCGGCGGCCAACATCGCCAAGGCCCGTGCCCAGGTCGAAGTGGCCGAGTCGCAAGGTGGCTTCAACGGCGGCATCAAGGCCGGCGCGCAACGTTTGCAGGAGTCTGGCGAAGCCTTCCTGCTGCCCGAGAAGGTGCCAGTGGCCAACATCGGCGAAGCGATCATCAGCGCGTCCTACCAGTTCGACCTGTGGGGCACCTTCAAGCGCGGTACCGAGGCGGCCAAGGCCAATGCCGACGCCGTACAGGCTGCCGCCGATACTGCGCGCATCACCTTGGTGGCGGATGTGGTCAAGGCCTACACCCAGGTCTGCTCGGCCAACGAGGAATACCATATCGCCCGCGAGTCGCTCGACTTGCAGGAGCAGAGCGTACAGCTCAATCAGCGTCTGCGTGATGCGGGCCGCGGTGATGAAACCCAGGTCACCCGCTCGCAGACCCAGTTCAAGTCGCTGCGTGCCGAACTGCCAAGATTCAAGGCCGAGCGAGAGACCGGCATGTACACCCTGGCAGCCCTGCTGGCCAAACCGGTGGACCAGCTACCTGCCGGTACCGCCGATTGCGCCGAGCTGCCTCACCTGAACCAGCTGGTCCCGGTTGGCGATGGCACTGCGCTGCTCAAGCGCCGCCCGGATGTGCGCCAGGCAGAACGCCAGCTGGCGGCCGCCACCGCGACTATTGGTGTGGCCACGGGCGCGTTATACCCGGACGTGAGCTTTGGCGCTCAGGTCGGCACCATCGGGATCCTCGAAAACCTTGGCGAGCCTTCGACCAACCGTTGGGGCTTCGGCCCGCAGATCAGCTGGACCATCCCTACCAACGGCACCCGTGCCCGTATTCGCATGGCCGAGGCCTCGACACAGGCGGCGTTGGCGCATTTCGACGGTGTGGTGCTGAACGCCATTCGCGAGACCCAGACCCGCCTGGCCCAGTACAGCGCCTTGCTCGACCGGCGCGATGCGCTGGCAGAGGCGGAGAAGTCGGCGAAGGAAGCGGCGGACCAGACGCATCGGTATTACCAGGCGGGGCGTGAGTCGTTCCTGGCGGACTTGCAGGCGACGCGGACCTATACCGATGTGCGTGCACAACTGGCCGCGGCGAACAGCCAGGTGGCGTTGGGGCAGATCGGGGTGTTCCTGGCGCTCGGTGGTGGTTGGAAGGATACCGCCAAGCCTTGAGGCCCAATCGCCGGCAAACCGGCTCTCACAGGATTGGCAGCGCTGCTGTACCTGTGGGAGCCGGCTTGCCGGCGATTGGGCCCTGCCAGTCAAACCCAGATCGCATCCCAGTGCGGATAATCACCCAGTCGCTCAACCAAACCCGCCCGTTTTGGGTTCAGGACGATATACCGCGCCACCTCTTGTACATCCTCTTCCCGCCGCAAGGCCCGGTCATGAAAGCCTTTCTGCCAAAGCCGTCCGTAGCGCCCCTGATAGCGGTTGATGACGCAGGTGCTACGCGACTTAACCCGGCGCATCAAAGTCTTCAGGCTTACCGGCCCGAGTTCGATAAGCCAGTGGAAATGATCAGGCATCACTACCCAAGCCAGAGAACGGGCTGCGCCTTCTGCCTCGGCCTGGCGAAACTGGTGGATCAACAGGCGGGCTGAGTGGAACCCGCTCAGCACAGGGGCCCTGTGCAATGTGGCGCTGGTGAGTAGGTACAACCGGTTTCTTTCCGAAAACCGGCCGATTCTCAGATGACTCGAATGGGGACGATCCATGTGCCCTGCCTCCTGATG
The Pseudomonas sp. KU43P genome window above contains:
- a CDS encoding efflux transporter outer membrane subunit translates to MKQLILVGFCLSLGACMMVGPDYEVPKDAAVQRSDLNGPLRQDADSVVSAPVPEDWWQLYQDQRLNELVRQALSANTELRVAAANIAKARAQVEVAESQGGFNGGIKAGAQRLQESGEAFLLPEKVPVANIGEAIISASYQFDLWGTFKRGTEAAKANADAVQAAADTARITLVADVVKAYTQVCSANEEYHIARESLDLQEQSVQLNQRLRDAGRGDETQVTRSQTQFKSLRAELPRFKAERETGMYTLAALLAKPVDQLPAGTADCAELPHLNQLVPVGDGTALLKRRPDVRQAERQLAAATATIGVATGALYPDVSFGAQVGTIGILENLGEPSTNRWGFGPQISWTIPTNGTRARIRMAEASTQAALAHFDGVVLNAIRETQTRLAQYSALLDRRDALAEAEKSAKEAADQTHRYYQAGRESFLADLQATRTYTDVRAQLAAANSQVALGQIGVFLALGGGWKDTAKP
- a CDS encoding FUSC family protein; amino-acid sequence: MNGFFSSVPPARDWFYGVRTFAASMIALYIALLMQLPRPYWAMATVYIVSSPFVGPTSSKALYRALGTLLGAGGAIFLVPPLVQSPLLLTVAIALWTGTLLYLSLNLRTANNYVLMLAGYTLPMIALAVVDNPLAVFDVASSRAQEICLGIVCAAVVGAIFWPRRLAPVVVGATGSWFQEAIRYSDTYLARDVAADKVGGMRGAMVATFNSLELMIGQLGHEGAGPHTLKNARELRGRMIHLLPVIDALDDALVALEGRAPAHFAQLQPVLDAAREWLKGTAENASVARWTALHEQIDRLQPGAAALDHKAELLLSNALYRLTEWADLWQDCCTLQHALRTDDATPWRAVYRHWRLGRLTAFFDRGLMLYSVVSTVLAIIVACGLWIGLGWNDGASAVILAAVSCSFFAAMDDPAPQIYRFFFWTLMSVIFSSLYLFLVLPNLHDFPMLVLAFAVPFICVGTLTVQPRFYLGTLLTIVNTSTFISIQGAYDADFFTFLNSNLAGPVGLLFAFIWTLVMRPFGVELAAKRMTRFLWRDIVEMTAPATLAEHRQVGVQMLDRLMQHLPRLSQTGQDSGVALRDVRVGLNLLDLLAYLPRAGTQARERLQTVIEEVGSHYAACLRAGERLHAPAALLRNMERARQALNLDELYERGDARTHLLHALSGLRLALLPGVEVMLEPAEQPQLPPGLDGAPL
- a CDS encoding REP-associated tyrosine transposase, coding for MDRPHSSHLRIGRFSERNRLYLLTSATLHRAPVLSGFHSARLLIHQFRQAEAEGAARSLAWVVMPDHFHWLIELGPVSLKTLMRRVKSRSTCVINRYQGRYGRLWQKGFHDRALRREEDVQEVARYIVLNPKRAGLVERLGDYPHWDAIWV
- a CDS encoding HlyD family secretion protein; amino-acid sequence: MKKPLLTLGRVVLTLLVVTFAAVLVWQMVVYYMFAPWTRDGHIRADVIQIAPDVSGLIQKVEVRDNQTVKRGDVLFTIDQDRFSLALRQAKATLGERQETLAQASREAQRNRKLGNLVAAEQLEESQSREARARSAVSEAQVAVDTAQLNLDRSVVRSPVDGYLNDRAPRNHEFVTAGHPVLSVVDSASYHVDGYFEETKLGGIHIGDAVDIRVMGDNTRLRGRVQSFAAGIEDRDRSSGANLLPNVNPAFSWVRLAQRIPVRIAFDEVPADFRMIAGRTATVSIIEGQHP
- a CDS encoding tetratricopeptide repeat protein; this encodes MSAVSNIHSLLARLLPEQVICAPTPPRRRQRLFAGVGLPSQRALLVSRLDEAADLQVVYADLRQLALAGNVAALNDLGWIWLNGKYWRADTVLAGHLLRMAALQGNAAAWFNLGQQHYFGKGVETSYVQAAECYRQAFERGMLHAAAALGDLYEEEVCDAAFGWQVDLVQGYQWFFRGAERGEARCRFEVGYRLLHGLSVDADIKAGLYWLELAAATGVMQAAEELAVHFSRSDEARYLDWRDRAVQMGSTLALAMKLEDQVQP
- a CDS encoding WYL domain-containing protein, which codes for MPFATTRATLSRQWAMLRQLPSRSPGITSAELVWRLRDVGFHVSKRTVERDLNELSLIFPLERNDKSIPFGWHWSANVAGELRGNFDLQGYLREESLQPAQGEGFEIQAWISDPLARQLREAPLSIDMQLTALDQGHRLRATVEDGWALRWWVLSQGAGVVIEQPSQLRMEIARTLAEAAAQYQDVH
- a CDS encoding DUF1656 domain-containing protein produces the protein MIGELDISGVFLPTLLVMMFCTYLLFLGVHAVLVRLHFYRLVWHRALFNVALYAVLLGAVDHFCRSLMLP
- a CDS encoding MarR family winged helix-turn-helix transcriptional regulator, whose protein sequence is MTLDSLRLQVSTGMVVAARHWRRICHAALTSYGISEACAAPLLMIVRLGDGVHQVAVAQAAGLESPSLVRLLDQLCKAGLVCRSEDPLDRRAKALSLTAEGRRLAEAIEAELVRVRHEVLQGIDEADLQATLRVLRAFEAAGLGTAGGVS